The Clavelina lepadiformis chromosome 3, kaClaLepa1.1, whole genome shotgun sequence region AATTCATCAATTttactgataataattaatggaAGTATATTTTAAGGAAGCTCATGTAATCTACCTTTATTAAACCAAACCATAAACGTTTCATCAGTGTCTTTGGTGTCAACCGATTACTTGAGTGGAAATCAAGTCGTCCACACGGAGGTGCTAGAGATCCAACTCTTGACAGCAGACGACGGTTGTGATTTAGTGACGTCAGCCGCGGTTCTGCCCAACTTCGGTATCCAGTTACAGGGGTCGGTTTTCGCgactgaaattttgcatgggaATCCAACGATTGGTTTTATAGAGCCAGATAGGGCAGCAGACAGGTAAGTTGATGTTGGCATCTTATGTATTACTAACCGACTGCATCCGTCCTTCAGTGTTgttgaaagttttatttttgaattactCCCATCCAAGTACGCATTAATGGCAAAATATATCCGTGATTAGGTGAGtagaaaaaagtaaattatgACGCATGTTTTCTTGGGGTGAACCAGATGCGGACTTGTGCAAGCCGGAGACCGCATAACATCAGTGAATGGTTACTCCTGTGAAGAATATAGCGCTGATGAGGTCAACCAGCTGCTCAACGACGCTTACTATTCTGGACAGGTAAGACAGGATTTTGTCCTCTCTGTTATGTTGCTGAATTTCCCCATCGCAGTCATCATATCTATTAAAATGGTGCTAACGGGCAAGTTGTGGCCGTTGAATTAATACCAGAAAACATGACGTTCTAGGTTGTTCTTCAAATCGAGTTTGACGTGGCGGAGTCTGTGGTACCGAGCAGCGGAACATTTCACCAAAAACTTCCCAAGAGGCGAGGTGTCGATTTGGGAATCGTAGTCAGCGGTATGAGAGATCGATTTTTAGTTATTCATATGTTCCGAAATTTATTTCATACCTGTTTTCAATGTAAACGAATAGCAGAAACTTCTTATTCACCCATATATACTCAATCGAAGCACTTTGCGTTAGTTTATACTTGAAAGTGAAAGCCATTTGTGGAACGCAAAGTTTATCTTTTACTGCATGGCATCGAACACTTGTTTTTACCACTAAACGCAAAATAacttcttaaaatttttaagttaaaagtaTATCCTCGAATTAGAATAAATGCCTTTTAACCGCCCCATAAAAATCAACAACCCTCAATTACAGCTCCCAGTGGTCGTTATCATGGTCACGCTTTGATGATTTCGGAAGTCAAGCGTGGATCTGTTGCTCACCGAACCGGAACGCTGGAGGCGGGGGACAGGCTACTGGCGATCGACGGAGTCCGCCTGGATGAGTGCACTCCGGATGATGCTCATGCTCTTCTGGCCAGCGCAGAGGATGTTGTGCGTTTGAAGATACAAAAAGATGAAGAAAACTCAGGTACGGTAAGGTTACGAGGAGTTCGGTTCAACTGCATCGGCATCTCGGTGCTACACTTgcgtttaattttgaaattaggGTATTTGTAGTTGTTTTTCTCTTGCTGACTTGTTCTTACATCGCATAATAACCTGCATTGTTGTACGTCCGCAACATGTTCTTTGCATGCTAATTCTGGGCGCCATTAGTCAGCGAGGATttgtagttttattttaagttgtttttatttaaagatgATGCAGACTCGAGCAATGTCATATCATACACCGTTGAACTGAAGCGTCGCGGCGGACCGCTCGGTATAACTATATCAGGCACGGAAGAACCGTTTGATCCCATCTTTATATCTGGACTGGCTCCTGGAGGGTTAGCAGACAGGTGATTAAATGAAGCAATTGGTTGACTTCTAGTATTGATTAGGAAATGCTCAAAACGAATGTTTACGAGTTTCCCTCGACTCCCCTTTACCACCACGTCACAATCATGGACACTGCTTATTTTCAATCGAGATCGATGTTATTGGTTgattatttcaacaaaaatgtcTTCAAATACGCTCTCCAGTCTATCCTTTTTGGAGTTTGCATTGTTCTGTTATGTCTTTGTAATCGCCTTAAGGCGTAGAGTTCTAAGCGTCGCTTTTAATACGTGCATGACATTTAGACGTGCGTGTACGAAGGCAACCGTTACCACTTTGACTACGTTATGTCTTATAGTAAATGTCTGCTTTCCTAATTCGTTCATTCATTTCAATGCCCGTCTTATGCAGAACTGGAGCGATCCACGAAGGGGACAAAATTCAGTCTATCAACGGGATTTCTCTGCGCGCTAAGAAGCTGAGTGAAGCCATCGGCCTCCTTCAGAATGCTGGCGAGCTTGTTACTCTGAAAATTAAACGAAATTTACCGAGCCCTGCAGATATTAAGCCTATGCTCGCCACATCACGTCATTCGCCTTTTCAAATAAATCCATCGGGAAAAAGTCCAATCTTGGTAAGAGATTGTGTGTTTTGGGTgtgacattttattttgttgtactCACGATTTGATCATTTTCACAagttcatttttattctttggCATTtccttaaatatttttcaactgcaaaatttttttgcagaaaaacgACACAATATCAGAGTTTAGCGACCCCGAAGATGATATTTTACCGCCCCGAATGGGCCCCTTGTCTGACCATTCTCCTTTCTCCGACCCCACTAGTAGCCCAAAGCAAAGTACCCCGACTGGCCTACCTCCCGTGTTCACCAAAGATCGAGGCGTTCGACCTGGACCGGCGGGAGCTCCGAGCGTCGACAGTGCGGTGGAATCGTGGGAAGACTCGAGCGCTGAACTGTACGGGACTAGAAGTAGCGCTGGTAATTCTTGTTGGATTTTGTTTTCCATTCAGTTTAGTATTTATAGTACGTGTGTGGAATAGCTTGAAgcataaaatattaacaaacgATTTTAAACagaatattttacaaattctATTTTTATGGTGGTTACAATTTGATGTATGACTGTATTAAGAATACATGGTGCATCTAGTTGGTAGCGGTATAAGCATTGTGAATTCCTTCGAAATTGTAATTAATTCTTGCACTTTCCTtccttttctttaaaatattaaacttttCATAGAGCTAGACAGTAGCACGAGTTTTGAACTTTTCCCAAAAACACTGACCGGTTATTGCCCGCTCCCACTCAGTAAAGTGCAGCAGGACCTGGAAGATTTTTTATCCGGAGGTTAACACCAAACTTTTATTCTTGCTTGTCTGCCATTGAGAACGTGACTTGCCCGATGTTCATTCAAACCTCGTCAACTTATGTCGGGCTGTGTGCATTTGATTGTTCTGAATCTCGGTGTGTCCCGTACAGCCATTGTGTTTGTCGGTTACAAAAGTTTCCGCGAAGATAACATCAGCTCTTGCTTCTATCAGAAATCTAATCTTCACAATTCTAACTTTAACAGTTACTAACAGCTATAAAGTCACACTTCAGCCTGGATTTCCtaattcatttcaaaattaaccCACGCCTGAGTACCATTTATCAGTAAAATGCCGGCATTGCTTTTGCTTTATTCATTCAGAGTAAATGCATTTCATTCGGTTGCGCAGTTGCATTAGCCGATTTCATTTAGAACAGATGTTCCCGATCAAAACACTTTTGATAATATTATTCCGTATCCGCACAGGTAGTGCGCATCCATCCGCAGTGTCGTCAATACCGCACGAAGCTACCTCACCTGCACACCAGCCGCAATATACCACGAGCTCGGCCACCGTAGGTCGCAGAGCAATCCAGCCCTCAACCTTGTCCAGATTGCAAAGACGTAGCGAAGCAGGGACAAAAATTGTCGATCACCTTAAAACAAGGTTGGTGCCATTTATGGCCTGTTTGGTGTCTTCACGCTGCTTTTATGaatcttttttattcatttttttggaTTTGCTTAGATTCGAGCCGAACACGTCACGTACTTACTCTGACACGTGGGGCACTCGAGAGCAAATACGTGCTCGAAATTTCAAATCGCCCGAAATAAGGTATGACGTCACTAGAACTATAGCGCTTGACTATGACAACACCGAAATAAAGGACTTCTATATTCAGCAGCGGTCGAGGTGCCCCTGTCGCAGATTGGCAGCGTGCCTTGGAGGATCTTCAGTCTGTCGGGCAATCCACGGGTTTTTTAAGAGATCTTGAAGTAAGTCTTTGTGGATTGAAGTTTTCTTGTCGTTTATtagaataaatttatttaggATATCGTTCATGAGAATAGTGCGTTATAAGATTACTAGTGTTGTCAATGGCCGTAGATATGTCATGAATCTTTTAGATGTATTACCGTTCATGGTGTTCAGCACGTTATGTTTTCCTGAATATTTTTAGACTAATCTAACTCTTGACACCGAGGACCGGAACAGACAAACGGGAACGTTTCGCCGCCAGCCACCCAGCGACGACTACACTTACCGGCACTTGGCGCCAGGTGGCGGTGTGTACGACACGTTCGCTGGGAGAAGAGACATGCCCAGACAACAACAAACACCTTCATCGTTGCCACTTCAGCTTCACAGGGTAAGCAGGgtcaaacattttaatgttttaaaagcgctcttttgtttgttaaaaaaaagaaatgccAGTCGCCGAAATTGCCGAAAGATCAAAATTATCAAACTTAAACTTATAACTATAAAGAAGCCGGAAACACCAGGAGTCGGGCAAGGAGTTTTTATAGCTCCAGGGCACATATTGTTTGTGGCAAATTAGAGAAAACTTCGTAGAAATCAATAAGGCTGTTACGCgcacagaaaaaaataaaacatcgaTACGAAATCCCTTACAGCTCAGCTTGTGTAAAGACAGTCCCGCTGAAGACTTTGGATTTTCGGTGTCTGACGGCCAACTTGAACGTGGTGTCTACGTGCACACTGTACGACCTGGTAGTGCCGCCGCCAGAGCTGGCTTGTTGCCTTATGATCGTCTCTTGCAGGTTTTAATTGCTCGTTACAGTACTTTAAAGAGTTAGTTATATTCATTACGTTTTATTTATGATTTAAATACATTAGCTTTGgcataaaaacaaactaaaccACTTCTCATCATTCTTGAATTTGGTAATATCTAATGCTCAAACCATTTCCAGGTCAACGGTACATCCACATACGACGTTGACTGTAGCATGGCTATTCCTCTTATCACCTGCGCTCAAAGTAAAATGGATGTCCTAGTTTCTCGTAACCCTAGCAACGCATCTGCCGTGGTAACGCACCATCAAGGTCGTCCAGTCCTCTCTCCTCCAGTGAGTCTAACATTTCATCAGAGAGAACAACATCCTGATCCTTTTCCCACTCTCTAGCGTTTATTTCTCCTCCAAGCTGCATGTGCCTTACCTGTTTATCATCATATTCGTCTAGTCTTACCTTTTTTGCGACTTCTGCATTGGCTTTTAGCAATACCAACTCTTTTAGCCTTTTTGCAGTCGTTATAAGTTGTATTTAGATGGCTTCTTACTGCATGCTGTGGGTAATAATGCGGCTGGAACGTCTCGAACTGTATGTGTGTGTTATATGTCTTTGGTCTTAGAAGGAGTCCTTGACCCACTACCTCGCTCGGTTTCAGTCGCCCTCCACGACAGAAAATCATGTTTGATTTGTCAGATATAGTTTtctctttgttttatttcattctaCCTAGAAGAAGCCATTTACCGATGCAGTATTTTTCAACGTCAACTATtcataataaaattaacaccGATACAGATTTGACTTCAGTGGTAGAAATCAATCACCCGTAGCGTTTACATTTAGCTACATTATGGATTCGACGGTTTTCGATACTACTGTATAGGCAGCCAAGATTGTTTTAGCATTGATATTTCATGCGAAATCGCTTTTACCACTTTTTCATTTGAGTTATATTCAGGTCTTCCATGATACGCTTGTTTTGAATATACGTCTTGGCTGAGTCACCGCATCTCATTATCTTAAAATAAGCGAGTTTGTTTATCGCTTTCTTTTTCATTTCCTCCTAAGGCAAGGTTTGCCTTTATTAACTCAGTTTTAGGTGAAATAGGCTGAATTGTTTCCGTCATAAATGGCAAACTTACGTAGGTTGGTGACCAAATGCCAGGAATCTTGCACAAATACGTTTGATTCAAGTTACGACTGTTTCCAGTTAGCTTTAGTGATTGATAGCTTTTATTGACAGCCTTTTTTGTGTAAGTTTAACTTGCGAAGATATTATGAATGGAAATCATCAATAGTAGCACTTGATAAGATTCAAGTGGAAAAATTCtggtttattaaaacaaaaaatcttaaTTCTGATTCAAAAACGCCTGAAGCgtattttattgttatatCAGTTACTTTCTGCAACTCTCGACCTCATTTAGTGAGCTTACTAGACTAGATGTGTTGATTTTAAGCTGAAAATGAAGATTGCTTTATGCTTCCTTATCCTTATTGTTACCAAAGAAACATTCGGGTAAGTGCGATTTTGTTACCGGTCGTATTAGAGTAATAGcggtaaagttttaaaattgcgACTCTAATGCAAGGCCTATAATTTGTAAAACATGACAAGCTTAATAAACGATGCCGATACAGTTTTATTGGTAGAAAAAGATGACGATACAAAGGTTAAATTAAGGCTTGGcattgaaaatatgtaaaatgtCTGCAGTCGTAACAAGTTTGTTTTCTCTATTTACAAGCAAGCTTTTATCGTTACAGATCGTATTATACAATTGCGGCTCCGAAAGCATTTCGCATTGACGCCCCTGAGACTGTAATTTTGAATTGTCATTACGAAGGACCCGTTACGATTTCGTCATTCTTAAATGTAATGTATATTTCTGATtgtattaaattttcaaacttcCACAATTTTCAATTGCATGTGAGATATAATTTGATGTTTGAAACTTGCAGGATCTTCCTAACAAGGATAACGTCTTCGGTCAAACTGGTCCCGTCACCTTCCAAGTGGCCAAGAATCAGCCGATACCGATACAAGTGCTGGTAATAGCCGACACATTTCAAAAGTGTTCCTACAGTATATTATTTGAGCAAAACGATCTTTCTCTCCGCTCTTGCCAAATACTTTATTACCCACATCTTATAGTATATTACAAAACATCAAGTGTGCGTTCATGTATAGCACAATATTTAGCCTCACCATGGGCGTCTAACTGCTATGACTTTGATCACAGATTAGAAATCGTGACGTACCCAACTTCCGTCGAATACAAACCGTGCTGCTTACTGTCGAAATGACGCCACAAAATCAGCCAACGATTACGAAAGAGATAGAAGTGCTGTTGAGCAAGAAGAGTGGTTATCTCTTCCTTGTAACTGACCGTCCTGCTTACAAGTAATTGGGAAGCTATTTGCAGTATGTTCATTTGCCGATTAGTTATTTTTGCAACTAACTTGAGTGacaaaaactttacaaaagagtgaaaatagattttttacgTGTAACGATTATTCTcgtaaaattttgtgaaatttacGACCATCTTTTAGACCTGGAGAACAAGTAAATATACGAGTTTTTCCCCTGGATCAAGCCATGCGTCCAAATGGCGGTGTACCAGTTACTATCACAGTAAAGGTAAATCTAaaccagtggtgggattcagccggttcttgaaattttaataatttttgcgaaccggttgttaacaaaCGTATGTATAGGTCCATATATTTTGgccccgggtcaatatggcatgctgctagtgagagaaccggatgttaaaatatttaaatccCACCACTGATCTAAACCCAATTTCTGCTATAATCCTGTAAAGGTATTCACGCCATTATAAGAACAGATTTTCTTGCACATTATGATGATCGAGTCCATTGTTTTAAGACACCTGACGGAGTTGGGGTAcacgaaataaacaaaactcttCCACATGACGAATTCTTGGAAACCATATTTACAATTCCAGAAAATGCCGACTTGGATGATTGGTTCATTGAAGCATCGTATGCCCATttggtaaaaatgtttaagagTTCTTGAAATTATAATTGTATGGATAGCAATGAATGACTCAGATATCCTCAAAAATGTGTAGGCTTTAATTCAATAAGCAACTATGGAAGTCGCGTCGAGAGATAACTGTTTGTCGTAAGAGTGCGGTTGATGATTTCATGGCATATTTACTGTACTTGAGGTCACGCCATGGTTCAAATAGTTTTGTGTTCCTGTAACGGATCACGTGTAGTAAAAACCTGTTGTCATAAACAACAActttaatgaaagttaataaCTAGCCGAAGATGTACAGGATTACCTTGAATCTTATGGAAACGAAATAACACCACCAAcctaaaatttaacaatagTTTAACCTTTTAACAATGTTGTCGTTCAGGGCTATGACACAAGTGCTCAAGTTCGTTTTTCTGTGGAACGCTATGGTAAGTCCATAACTAGTGTCTGCGTTGTACGTTTATCGAAAGCAAAAGAGTTGCCTACATAAGCTTTTGAATGTTATCTTTCTTTTAGTGTTGCCAACTTATGAAGTACAAGTAATTCCCAAAAGCAGCTTCATTCTGTTAACCGATGATTTTATCACTGGAACAATTAAAGCGTTTTATAGGTGAATTGGCCCATACAGTCAATGATGAgtttatagttaatacacttTCTTCATGTGCTTGAACGTTTGGGGAAAGACAGctagaaacaaacaaaatctgGTTGTCATTCCCATATGTGAACGCATCCAATAAGTGATGACAAAATAAAGGGCAAACTAGCTATCTTTGCTTGTTATTTTGCACATATTATTCTTTTTAagagttttatttaaaactattcATCAAATATTAATTTAGCTATGGAAGACCGGTTAATGGTAAATACTTCCTATCAGCGAAAGTCAAAAGAACAGCAGACGGTTTACCAGTTGAATTCTATAGAAGACCTGCTCAATACACCCATTCAGTAAGTTGTAGGTCATGCAGTCTcgtattaaaatttttgctacCGAGTTAAAGTGCAGTTCGTAACGCACACAGCCTATTTCCAAGACCTTCttttaggcctatataaaatgtttag contains the following coding sequences:
- the LOC143448674 gene encoding glutamate receptor-interacting protein 2-like isoform X6: MGSSHSSKQGSVKNKEEDPLPEGRNLTLPRKGSGLRHRLSNLKTGSLKRAHTLQANELSAAELAILSGKKWHSDCSLTNEKGSKNKGRGHAPVTEEELQVVPARVEEIPEEERGSCIVNLTKKDGSVMGLTLTGGVDKEGRPRVSNLRSTGIAAKSDKLQVGDYITAVNGIRTSKLKHGEIISLLKNIGERVSLEIEYHLPPTTVQTSTIVQKTTEIFLKKNEGSFGFVLRGGGHEQHCKSRPLVVTHIRPDSPAAKEGSLKTGDRIVSIGTTQLKSLCLEEAINNLENCGDEAVFTIEYDVSVVEAVANASGPLLVEVSNTPGTDLGITLAKSTYRKRPVLVIDRVRPASISDRCGALHIGDQILSIDNVSVANGAVTLREASEMLSSSSDFVKLEILPVSHLAIASAKSFSQNRFAPVITNAQSMSALNSQRIGGSRFQASTLSGRSSSRTGRKRMQRPKYSASATTSAETEPEMGGLTADVFRTLQTDAGFMSLVSTDYLSGNQVVHTEVLEIQLLTADDGCDLVTSAAVLPNFGIQLQGSVFATEILHGNPTIGFIEPDRAADRCGLVQAGDRITSVNGYSCEEYSADEVNQLLNDAYYSGQVVLQIEFDVAESVVPSSGTFHQKLPKRRGVDLGIVVSAPSGRYHGHALMISEVKRGSVAHRTGTLEAGDRLLAIDGVRLDECTPDDAHALLASAEDVVRLKIQKDEENSDDADSSNVISYTVELKRRGGPLGITISGTEEPFDPIFISGLAPGGLADRTGAIHEGDKIQSINGISLRAKKLSEAIGLLQNAGELVTLKIKRNLPSPADIKPMLATSRHSPFQINPSGKSPILKNDTISEFSDPEDDILPPRMGPLSDHSPFSDPTSSPKQSTPTGLPPVFTKDRGVRPGPAGAPSVDSAVESWEDSSAELYGTRSSAGSAHPSAVSSIPHEATSPAHQPQYTTSSATVGRRAIQPSTLSRLQRRSEAGTKIVDHLKTRFEPNTSRTYSDTWGTREQIRARNFKSPEIRTSIFSSGRGAPVADWQRALEDLQSVGQSTGFLRDLETNLTLDTEDRNRQTGTFRRQPPSDDYTYRHLAPGGGVYDTFAGRRDMPRQQQTPSSLPLQLHRLSLCKDSPAEDFGFSVSDGQLERGVYVHTVRPGSAAARAGLLPYDRLLQVNGTSTYDVDCSMAIPLITCAQSKMDVLVSRNPSNASAVVTHHQGRPVLSPPVSLTFHQREQHPDPFPTL
- the LOC143448674 gene encoding glutamate receptor-interacting protein 2-like isoform X8; translation: MPFKRPACLTSPEYEGRGHAPVTEEELQVVPARVEEIPEEERGSCIVNLTKKDGSVMGLTLTGGVDKEGRPRVSNLRSTGIAAKSDKLQVGDYITAVNGIRTSKLKHGEIISLLKNIGERVSLEIEYHLPPTTVQTSTIVQKTTEIFLKKNEGSFGFVLRGGGHEQHCKSRPLVVTHIRPDSPAAKEGSLKTGDRIVSIGTTQLKSLCLEEAINNLENCGDEAVFTIEYDVSVVEAVANASGPLLVEVSNTPGTDLGITLAKSTYRKRPVLVIDRVRPASISDRCGALHIGDQILSIDNVSVANGAVTLREASEMLSSSSDFVKLEILPVSHLAIASAKSFSQNRFAPVITNAQSMSALNSQRIGGSRFQASTLSGRSSSRTGRKRMQRPKYSASATTSAETEPEMGGLTADVFRTLQTDAGFMSLVSTDYLSGNQVVHTEVLEIQLLTADDGCDLVTSAAVLPNFGIQLQGSVFATEILHGNPTIGFIEPDRAADRCGLVQAGDRITSVNGYSCEEYSADEVNQLLNDAYYSGQVVLQIEFDVAESVVPSSGTFHQKLPKRRGVDLGIVVSAPSGRYHGHALMISEVKRGSVAHRTGTLEAGDRLLAIDGVRLDECTPDDAHALLASAEDVVRLKIQKDEENSDDADSSNVISYTVELKRRGGPLGITISGTEEPFDPIFISGLAPGGLADRTGAIHEGDKIQSINGISLRAKKLSEAIGLLQNAGELVTLKIKRNLPSPADIKPMLATSRHSPFQINPSGKSPILKNDTISEFSDPEDDILPPRMGPLSDHSPFSDPTSSPKQSTPTGLPPVFTKDRGVRPGPAGAPSVDSAVESWEDSSAELYGTRSSAELDSSTSFELFPKTLTGYCPLPLSKVQQDLEDFLSGGSAHPSAVSSIPHEATSPAHQPQYTTSSATVGRRAIQPSTLSRLQRRSEAGTKIVDHLKTRFEPNTSRTYSDTWGTREQIRARNFKSPEIRTSIFSSGRGAPVADWQRALEDLQSVGQSTGFLRDLETNLTLDTEDRNRQTGTFRRQPPSDDYTYRHLAPGGGVYDTFAGRRDMPRQQQTPSSLPLQLHRLSLCKDSPAEDFGFSVSDGQLERGVYVHTVRPGSAAARAGLLPYDRLLQVNGTSTYDVDCSMAIPLITCAQSKMDVLVSRNPSNASAVVTHHQGRPVLSPPVSLTFHQREQHPDPFPTL
- the LOC143448674 gene encoding glutamate receptor-interacting protein 2-like isoform X5, translated to MGSSHSSKQGSVKNKEEDPLPEGRNLTLPRKGSGLRHRLSNLKTGSLKRAHTLQANELSAAELAILSGKKWHSDCSLTNEKGSKNKGRGHAPVTEEELQVVPARVEEIPEEERGSCIVNLTKKDGSVMGLTLTGGVDKEGRPRVSNLRSTGIAAKSDKLQVGDYITAVNGIRTSKLKHGEIISLLKNIGERVSLEIEYHLPPTTVQTSTIVQKTTEIFLKKNEGSFGFVLRGGGHEQHCKSRPLVVTHIRPDSPAAKEGSLKTGDRIVSIGTTQLKSLCLEEAINNLENCGDEAVFTIEYDVSVVEAVANASGPLLVEVSNTPGTDLGITLAKSTYRKRPVLVIDRVRPASISDRCGALHIGDQILSIDNVSVANGAVTLREASEMLSSSSDFVKLEILPVSHLAIASAKSFSQNRFAPVITNAQSMSALNSQRIGGSRFQASTLSGRSSSRTGRKRMQRPKYSASAMSLVSTDYLSGNQVVHTEVLEIQLLTADDGCDLVTSAAVLPNFGIQLQGSVFATEILHGNPTIGFIEPDRAADRCGLVQAGDRITSVNGYSCEEYSADEVNQLLNDAYYSGQVVLQIEFDVAESVVPSSGTFHQKLPKRRGVDLGIVVSAPSGRYHGHALMISEVKRGSVAHRTGTLEAGDRLLAIDGVRLDECTPDDAHALLASAEDVVRLKIQKDEENSDDADSSNVISYTVELKRRGGPLGITISGTEEPFDPIFISGLAPGGLADRTGAIHEGDKIQSINGISLRAKKLSEAIGLLQNAGELVTLKIKRNLPSPADIKPMLATSRHSPFQINPSGKSPILKNDTISEFSDPEDDILPPRMGPLSDHSPFSDPTSSPKQSTPTGLPPVFTKDRGVRPGPAGAPSVDSAVESWEDSSAELYGTRSSAELDSSTSFELFPKTLTGYCPLPLSKVQQDLEDFLSGGSAHPSAVSSIPHEATSPAHQPQYTTSSATVGRRAIQPSTLSRLQRRSEAGTKIVDHLKTRFEPNTSRTYSDTWGTREQIRARNFKSPEIRTSIFSSGRGAPVADWQRALEDLQSVGQSTGFLRDLETNLTLDTEDRNRQTGTFRRQPPSDDYTYRHLAPGGGVYDTFAGRRDMPRQQQTPSSLPLQLHRLSLCKDSPAEDFGFSVSDGQLERGVYVHTVRPGSAAARAGLLPYDRLLQVNGTSTYDVDCSMAIPLITCAQSKMDVLVSRNPSNASAVVTHHQGRPVLSPPVSLTFHQREQHPDPFPTL
- the LOC143448674 gene encoding glutamate receptor-interacting protein 2-like isoform X7 codes for the protein MSSMLCTGKPKEFKHSKRVADGEVESLACSGRGHAPVTEEELQVVPARVEEIPEEERGSCIVNLTKKDGSVMGLTLTGGVDKEGRPRVSNLRSTGIAAKSDKLQVGDYITAVNGIRTSKLKHGEIISLLKNIGERVSLEIEYHLPPTTVQTSTIVQKTTEIFLKKNEGSFGFVLRGGGHEQHCKSRPLVVTHIRPDSPAAKEGSLKTGDRIVSIGTTQLKSLCLEEAINNLENCGDEAVFTIEYDVSVVEAVANASGPLLVEVSNTPGTDLGITLAKSTYRKRPVLVIDRVRPASISDRCGALHIGDQILSIDNVSVANGAVTLREASEMLSSSSDFVKLEILPVSHLAIASAKSFSQNRFAPVITNAQSMSALNSQRIGGSRFQASTLSGRSSSRTGRKRMQRPKYSASATTSAETEPEMGGLTADVFRTLQTDAGFMSLVSTDYLSGNQVVHTEVLEIQLLTADDGCDLVTSAAVLPNFGIQLQGSVFATEILHGNPTIGFIEPDRAADRCGLVQAGDRITSVNGYSCEEYSADEVNQLLNDAYYSGQVVLQIEFDVAESVVPSSGTFHQKLPKRRGVDLGIVVSAPSGRYHGHALMISEVKRGSVAHRTGTLEAGDRLLAIDGVRLDECTPDDAHALLASAEDVVRLKIQKDEENSDDADSSNVISYTVELKRRGGPLGITISGTEEPFDPIFISGLAPGGLADRTGAIHEGDKIQSINGISLRAKKLSEAIGLLQNAGELVTLKIKRNLPSPADIKPMLATSRHSPFQINPSGKSPILKNDTISEFSDPEDDILPPRMGPLSDHSPFSDPTSSPKQSTPTGLPPVFTKDRGVRPGPAGAPSVDSAVESWEDSSAELYGTRSSAELDSSTSFELFPKTLTGYCPLPLSKVQQDLEDFLSGGSAHPSAVSSIPHEATSPAHQPQYTTSSATVGRRAIQPSTLSRLQRRSEAGTKIVDHLKTRFEPNTSRTYSDTWGTREQIRARNFKSPEIRTSIFSSGRGAPVADWQRALEDLQSVGQSTGFLRDLETNLTLDTEDRNRQTGTFRRQPPSDDYTYRHLAPGGGVYDTFAGRRDMPRQQQTPSSLPLQLHRLSLCKDSPAEDFGFSVSDGQLERGVYVHTVRPGSAAARAGLLPYDRLLQVNGTSTYDVDCSMAIPLITCAQSKMDVLVSRNPSNASAVVTHHQGRPVLSPPVSLTFHQREQHPDPFPTL
- the LOC143448674 gene encoding glutamate receptor-interacting protein 2-like isoform X3 — encoded protein: MGSSHSSKQGSVKNKEEDPLPEGRNLTLPRKGSGLRHRLSNLKTGSLKRAHTLQANELSAAELAILSGKKWHSDCSLTNEKGRGHAPVTEEELQVVPARVEEIPEEERGSCIVNLTKKDGSVMGLTLTGGVDKEGRPRVSNLRSTGIAAKSDKLQVGDYITAVNGIRTSKLKHGEIISLLKNIGERVSLEIEYHLPPTTVQTSTIVQKTTEIFLKKNEGSFGFVLRGGGHEQHCKSRPLVVTHIRPDSPAAKEGSLKTGDRIVSIGTTQLKSLCLEEAINNLENCGDEAVFTIEYDVSVVEAVANASGPLLVEVSNTPGTDLGITLAKSTYRKRPVLVIDRVRPASISDRCGALHIGDQILSIDNVSVANGAVTLREASEMLSSSSDFVKLEILPVSHLAIASAKSFSQNRFAPVITNAQSMSALNSQRIGGSRFQASTLSGRSSSRTGRKRMQRPKYSASATTSAETEPEMGGLTADVFRTLQTDAGFMSLVSTDYLSGNQVVHTEVLEIQLLTADDGCDLVTSAAVLPNFGIQLQGSVFATEILHGNPTIGFIEPDRAADRCGLVQAGDRITSVNGYSCEEYSADEVNQLLNDAYYSGQVVLQIEFDVAESVVPSSGTFHQKLPKRRGVDLGIVVSAPSGRYHGHALMISEVKRGSVAHRTGTLEAGDRLLAIDGVRLDECTPDDAHALLASAEDVVRLKIQKDEENSDDADSSNVISYTVELKRRGGPLGITISGTEEPFDPIFISGLAPGGLADRTGAIHEGDKIQSINGISLRAKKLSEAIGLLQNAGELVTLKIKRNLPSPADIKPMLATSRHSPFQINPSGKSPILKNDTISEFSDPEDDILPPRMGPLSDHSPFSDPTSSPKQSTPTGLPPVFTKDRGVRPGPAGAPSVDSAVESWEDSSAELYGTRSSAELDSSTSFELFPKTLTGYCPLPLSKVQQDLEDFLSGGSAHPSAVSSIPHEATSPAHQPQYTTSSATVGRRAIQPSTLSRLQRRSEAGTKIVDHLKTRFEPNTSRTYSDTWGTREQIRARNFKSPEIRTSIFSSGRGAPVADWQRALEDLQSVGQSTGFLRDLETNLTLDTEDRNRQTGTFRRQPPSDDYTYRHLAPGGGVYDTFAGRRDMPRQQQTPSSLPLQLHRLSLCKDSPAEDFGFSVSDGQLERGVYVHTVRPGSAAARAGLLPYDRLLQVNGTSTYDVDCSMAIPLITCAQSKMDVLVSRNPSNASAVVTHHQGRPVLSPPVSLTFHQREQHPDPFPTL